In the genome of Lathyrus oleraceus cultivar Zhongwan6 chromosome 4, CAAS_Psat_ZW6_1.0, whole genome shotgun sequence, the window aaaaacaaatttctatttcaaatataatgacttaattttaaaaacaaatttctatttcaaatacaaaaaatctaaacatgggacttttaattaaaaaaacacaattctattttaaatataaaaaaatctaaatatgggacttttgAAACAAAGAAATCTCATGGATTAAACCAAAATGgtcggacaaaattggggtatgacagctgcccctatttaattacctcaaaCCGGTAAGTGATAATGACAGTAGTCTTTACGTATTCacggtgggagataattaaatacaagaagacccaaattttgtcccAGGCAATGAAAGGAAGAAATTGCGGTGAGAAATGGCAAAAGACACCATCCCACAGTAAAATGGAACAGTCAAGACTTTTTTAGGAGTCGTTagaacagtatcttggacgtCACAGTCGAGATACGTTAGCAATGGAGtgacatccctagctaaatctCGAGAATTTTCCAGGATGCTAGAGCAGTATAAAgaaaatctggcatgagactcttcatattgatgaagcagcatctcaacagtaaaagtgagattctccgtatcgagtcgaagcagcatcttatatgatagaattaagatgttccagcaagggaaagataccttaattgaatctaagactctccgaggatattagagcagtatctctaaaaaaatctgaaatgagactcttcatattgatgaagcagtatctcaaacagtaaaagtgagattctctgtatcgggtcgaaacatcatcttatatgatagaattaagatgttaCAGCAAaggaaaaataccttaattgaatctaagactctccgaggatattagagcagtatctctaaaaaaaatctgaaatgagactcttcatattgatgaagcagtatttcaaacagtaaaagtgagattctctgtatcgggtcgaagcagcatcttatatgatagaattaagatgttaCAGCAAaggaaaaataccttaattgaatctaagactctccgaggatattagagcagtatctctaaaacaatctgaaatgagactcttcatattgatgaagcagtatttcaaacagtaaaagtgagattctctgtatcgggtcgaagcagcatcttatatgatagaattaagatgttccagcaaaggaaaaataccttaattgaatctaagactctccgaggatattagagcagtatctctaaaaaaatctgaaatgagactcttcatattgatgaagcagtatctcaaacagtaaaagtgagattctctgtatcgggtcgaagcagcatcttatatgatagaattaagatgttccaacaaaggaaaaataccttaattgaatctaagactctccgaggatattagagcagtatctcaaaaaaaaactgaaatgagactcttcatattgatgaagcagtatctcaaatagtaaagatgagattctctgtatcgagtcgaagcagcatcttatatgataaaattaagatattccgaacaagggaatgataccttaattgaatctaagactctccgaggatactagagcagtatctctagaaaacaaatgagattcctcaaattgatgaagcagtatctcaaacagagagatgagattcttcagataaatgaagcagtatctcgaatattcgtctgttgggggaattttttgaaaagactccttttgagggagattcACTAGAAATGCTTTGCAGGGGAAAAAtctcataagagactttttagggtaacctctgcttggggagcaatgattgtaaagaaaaatgctggaaatatcatttttaatcataaagttgaacaatgatttgctgagaaataatTCTACGAGCATATGCAGGGAaataacttcatttggaaatgagGAATATCCAAGATATACACGAATGACCTTGGATCttgttattttatatttgatttttgtataatgtcccactttaggtgggaattccatgcatgagatgtatgcaagtatgcaattttgttggggatatttggctgtaggaatgcgaatgattttttttttgttgctgaaattcccattttgtgggagtgttatgcatgagcATGTTGACGATTGATATgactgttttttttttttaatttccttgtttggcaagaaattatgcatgaaatgatgcttgtgatgcatgaatgcaactgggtaattaGATATGCCCTGGTTAGGATATTTCGCTTTGAGGTATGATGCCAGCGGTATGGATTTTTTATCATTGGGGTGATCAATGGAGATCAAGTTTTAATGCCCCTGCTTGATGGTTttgggaatatatttgggttATTCCGAGTCATTGAAAGGTTCAGACTTTTCAACACGCGATACTCCGTCCATGATTTATCAATTTTCTGTTGGAGATGTGATGGAGCCTTGCCCCGGTCTGGCTATACCGtgagtacatttatgagaggtATGAATCAGTAGTTGAAAGGAACATAATTGTCTGTAATCAGTCTTGCACCTTTATGAAAGACAAGAGTGAGTCTTGAGGACTAAAGGATTCGTCCACTTACTGTTTCAAAAGTAATTTTACCACGTTATTCAAACATGCATTTTTTCTCCAATAGTTTTTAAAAgcgatgtttatcaaaaataaaaggttctttgcaaacaaacaggtaaaaaaaatgatttgggcacactttgttgagaaaaattctcttttattgatttgacccttaaatgggtgATTGTACATAAAGACGCAATCCCTTAATGAGGTAATTGCTGTGCATAGAAAACAAAATGGCAATGAgaattgagttcttattgagtttccacactgctatgatccttatgtctCCGATAGCCCGAGCactttgcttttgaaaagtgaggtagatcgattctttgtcttcgagggtatgtcagatgtctgtaagtacaactttttgccttggaattaatccctaacttttgcctggaccgccctttcgggttttcgatccaccgggatacccatttttgcctgagtcgccctttcgggttttcaactcagcgggtcaaattcttttatttttatccctaattttgcctggatcgccctttcgggtttttgatccaccgggatagccatttttgcctaaatcgccttttcaggttttcgatttagcggcttttattgttccacttttttaggcgaagtactttttaacagcatcagcgttggtgggaagcggcaactcatcaccgtccatagttgctaaaattagagcgcctccggaaaaggctctaaccaccacaaatgggccttcataatttggtgtccatttccctctagagtctttgtgaatgggcaagattttcttcagTACTAAATCTCCTTCTTGAAACACCCTGGGACGAACTTTTTTGTCGAATGCCTttttaagacgcctctgatagagttgaccgtgacctaacgctttcaagcgtttctcctcaataaggttaAGCTCGTCataccttgattgaacccattccgcctcgtctagcttagcctccatcaggactctcatcgaggggatctctacttctatagggagaactacttccataccgtataccaaggaataaggagttgcccctgttgaagttcgcACCGACGTGCGATAACCATGTAATGCGAaaggtaacatctcgtgccaatccttgtacgtaataaccatcttttggatgattttcttgatatttttatttgcagcctcaacatccccattcatcttaggtcgatagggtgatgagttgtggtgctcgatcttgaatgttgcacataattcatccatggtcttgttgttgagatttgacccattatcagtgatgatcttgttgggaataccatatcggcatatgatATTATTTTTCAAGAAACGGGCGACCACATGCTTTGTGACATTTGCATAAGAcgcggcttccacccatttggtaaagtaatctatggccaccaagataaatctgtgtccatttgacgctttgggttctatcattccaatcatgtcgatcccccacatagagaaaggccaaggtgatgctatgacattcagTGGGGTAGGCGGCACgtgtattttgtcagcataaatttggcacttgtggcatgttctggtgtaatgataacaatcagtttccattgtcaaccagtagtaacctgcccttagaattttcttggccatggcatgcccattggcgtgTGTACCGAAAGAACCTTCGTGTATGTCCCTCATAAGTTGATCTGCTTCATGTTTGTCCACACACCTTAACAAAACCATGTCGTAGTTTTGCTTGTACAATACCTCTCCATTCAAGAGGAATTTTGATGCCAATctccggagggtccttttgtcaagACTGGAAGCCTCTGCCGGATATTCCTGCTTCTCTAGATactgtttgatatcaaagaaccaaggtttaccatctggctcttctgctgtcgtcaggcaatgagcaggttcatcgaaacgcctaatttcaatatgaggctgatggttgggccatatcAATTTGTACATGGAGGCCAGAGTTGCtaaggcatctgccatctgattctcttctcgaggaatatgagagaaagtgatttcgtcaaacTTGGGGATTAGCTTCAACacataatcccggtatggaattaggttagcatgtcttgtttcccaatcgcctctgatctgatgtatgactagagcggagtccccgaatacttctagtatcttgatcttcaactcaatagcttcttccaaccctagtatgcaagcttcatactcggccatgttatttgtgcaggtaaaacagagctttgcggtgaatggtagatggaaattcttgggagacatcaaaactgccccaattccatggcctattgcatttgaggcaccatcaaacatgagcgtcCAGCCTGCTCTTGGCTCGAGGCTTTCCTCTAGTTCGGAGTCTTCAACATCCTTAACAGCCATGATGTCTTCGTCtggaaagtcaaatttcaacgattggtaatcctccagtggttggtgagcaagatggtctgctagtatgcttcccttgatcgctttttgtgcaacatattggatatcatattctgacaacaacatctgccatcgagcaatcctaccagtgagagctggtttttcgaatatgtacttgatgggatccattttagataccagccaagttgtgtgagttagcatgtactgcctgagacgcttagcagcccatgcgagtgcgcaacaagtcttctcgagtaatgaatatctggtctcacaatcattaaatttcttgctcagatagtagatggcatgctcttttctaccagtctcatcttgttgtcccaatacacaacccatggattcatcgagcacggttagatacatgatgagaggtcttccttcaacagggggtattagaatcggtggctcttgcaagtattccTTGATTTTATCAAAGGCTATCTGACAATCCTCATTCCACTCCACaccttgattcttcctcagaagcttgaatattggtttgcatgttgcagtgaggtgagaaataaacctggcgatgtaatttagtctccctaagaaaccacgaacctccttctcagtctttggtgcaggcatgttctgaatggctcgaaccttgtcaggatctactTTAATTCCCTTTTGGCTcacaataaagcctaaaagctttccagatcgaaccccaaatgtgcatttattaggattaagtctcaacctaaacttcctcaaacgtgtgaatagtttctccaggttggtgatgtgctcctcttctgtctgggatttggcaatcatgtcatcgacatacacctcgatctcttcatgaatcatgtcatgaaagagagtcaccatggcacgttggtatgttgccccagcgttttttaaaccaaacggcattactttgtaacaaaagatgccccaaggagtaatgaatgtggtcttctccatgtcttcgggatccatcttaatttggttgtatcctgagaaaccgtccatgaaagaaaacacggagaactgagctgtgttatccactaatacatcaatatgaggtaatgggaaatcgtctttgggactagctcggtttaagtctcggtagtctacgcacatgcggacttttccatctttcttcggcaccggtacaatgttggcaacccattgtgggtatttagcgacttccaggaaaccagcgtcaaactgctttctcacctcttctctgatcttgagagccatatcaGGTCGTGtccttcttagcttttgtttgacagcagggcattcttctttaaggggaagcttgtgggtcacaatgtcagtgtctaatccgggcatgtcttggtatgaccaagcaaacacgtcgtcatattcgtggaggagctctatcagtCTTGTCTTTACTGTATCTTGAAGCGTTgcgcctacccttacttctctcttatcttcttctgtccccagattgataacttcaacgtcttcctggtgtggttgaataaccttttcttcttgtctgagtaatctggccaactcttcagggagttcgcaatcttctcccacttcgtcttcagcttggtagattggacaatcaaagtcatactggaccatagcagtgtcgttatcaatagtctcggtggtgtttctgcatgttatgatttatgcagtttatttagaaagtgcgtgcataaaaaaaaattgattgCCATTTTCGTAATTAGATCGAAACgaaagaaaaggaacaaaaatttgaatgcaaaacgtcatttcattaatgataaaaactcttgaaaaagataaaggaggccctacaacatgccactgtgccttgggcagagcacagggttttgtctaaaaatgataaaattacttttgaaatatttggggaacttccacagccttccagtTTGTTAGTTCTTCATTAGGTGCGGCTTGACGCATCCAGCTGGACTCCCCCTCCTTGCGGTCTTCTTCACTGATCATTGCCACCTGCTTGCCAAAGATGTGGCCAGCGCTGGTGAATGTTTTCTCCACAGAAGGAATCTTCTCTTTGTGAGATTGGTTACCAACTTTGTATGATGATGGGTCATACCCTAAGCCGAACTTGTCTCGTTTCTCTTTCAATTCCACCACTTTGCCCCAGTCTTGTGCATCTTCACTTTCCATAACGGCTTTAGCTCCTTGCCATGAGGCCATGGAAGGTCCGGATTTTGGGACTTCCAAGGTCTGTTGAACGGCCATCATGTTTACCACTTCCAGGGATTGGAATGGTGTCTCAGTGATTtcgccatccacctcgatataCCGAAAAGATGTTAAGTGACTgaccaagatatcttcttctcctccaaccacaatcattttgtcatttgtgatgaattttagtttttgatgcagagtggaggtgacagcacctgcagagtgaatccagggtctcccGAGTAAGCAACTATAGCCaggatgtatatccatgacctggaacGTAATATTAAAAATTGTTGCACCGatcttggttggtaagtcaacctctcctatcactgctcgccttgagccatcaaatgcttttacgaTTAGGGTGCTGGGCTTCATCCTTATTCCTTCCACTGGCAGTTTTATCAAAGTTGTCTTTGGCATGACGTTCAATGAGGaacctgtgtctaccaacacccttgacagtatagtatccatgcatttcaaagagatgtggagagccttgttatggttctttccttcaatcggtagttcgtcatcattaaaacccaagaaatttccagtagtcacacaagctattacgtcatcaaactgttctactgttatgtccttggtgatatgagcggcgctcaataccttcaacagtgaattcctgtgtgcttctgagttgaggaggagagataacatggaaattttggagggtgtttggtttagctggtccaccaccttgtaatcgcttttcttgattattttcaAAAACTCCTCAGCCTCCTCATGAGTGACACCAGCTTTAGGAGACAGGTGCATGTCTTGCATCCCCTGATTAGGAATGGGGATAACAGCCTCCTTCCctttagctctctcagaagtatCAACAGTTCTTGGTGCGAACACTCGGCCGCTGCGCGTCATTCCTGCTGGGCCCACAATtgaagtgacatttggttcattaatcattaaaggtttatcttcctgcccctgcttaaaagctctgggctgatatatccatgGGACTGCCTTCTCATCTTTATATTCGAAAGGTGCTGGGAACTCTATCACCAACGTATTTATAGGTATTTCTACTCTGACCTCATCATAGGGGATATCTACCACGACTATCTCTTCCTGGCGCTTGCTCTTGACATGGTAAGTTATCTGTAACTCGCCTCGATCCAGCATTCGTTGTATAAAACTCCTCAACTCTTCATTATTCTCTTCCTCAACCATCTCTTCCAGGATCAAACCACTTTTCAGCAATTGTGCTCCTATCAtggtgataggggtttgaatctcttcGACCTTACGGATCAGTTTGCCTCCatcactctcctcaatggcactgacggAAGCATCCTTATGCGTTGGCATAGGGTTGGTATTCATGTTCGGGCGTCTTGGAGTGAAAGAAACGACCTTggcttcgatcaagtcttgtactcGATTCTGACCAGGCGCTCCCATGTGAAATTCACAATGGGCATTAGCGTCGTATCCAGGTGGATATGGAAAAACAACTGGTTTTAACTCCCTCAATGTTAGAAGTCCCTCCTTCTGCAGATATGGGAATATCTGactataaggtactggtagaggatcaagttgtcttcttggaggtcttggcttgaactgtcttggtggtgcggtattttgttgatgatgatgttgttgatgttgtggttgatacatTTGTTGTTGTTGCGTCGGCTGCTGATAGGGTATAGGTACCACGGCGGCGACTTGACCATATGAAGCTTGTTGCTTCCCTTTGTAGTTCCTGGATATGGCAtttgtttcaccttctcttttctttGGGAATCCTCCAGAATATTTCTTTGGTGCGCTAGATGTTGTCACTGCTCCAGGAATTTTTCCATCTCTCAACCCCTTCTCTATGCGGTCTCCAATCGTGACGAGATGTGCGAAGTCAGATGCGGCACTGCTCACTAATCGATCAAAGAAAGGGTCCTTCAAGGTGTCCACAAATATACCGGTCATTTCCTTCtcagacaatggtggctctacctgagcagccaactctctccaccgctgggcatattctttgaatgactcactctccttcatagccatcccctgcaactgcattcggtcgggtgccatatctaagttgtatttgtactgacggagaaatgcgtcagccaaatcctcccaactttgaattcggccctgttctaaactcatataccatctcagagatgctccactcaaactgtcttggaaacagtgtacgagtagtttgtcattttcggtatgagcagccattttcctgaaatacatcaccaagtgacttcttggacaagtttgtcctttgtatttctcgaaatcagggGTTTTAAATTTAGCTGAGATGACTAAATTCGataccaaacgcatgttcatggcagaagcACCGAAGATGTTGTTTCCTTCTATGGCTTTGATTTTCGTTTCCAGGGCACGAAGCCTATCTGCAGCAGGATCTGAAAGTATCTTGGGCTTTGGTTGATCGGGCATGTAGAATGCATCATACTGGTCATCTCCAATTtcggatccatgatgagtagacgTATCAGAAGGTTCTGCACGGTCTCCATCTCCTTTGACTCCTACTGGTATCTGAACCAATCTCTTCTTGGTGGGGATGTAGCCTTCGTCTTGGGGATTCGGACCTGGCGTGCCATCATTCCTTTTTTCCCTGGCTTCTTCCTCTTCGCTCCTCTCTCTCTGAGCGATTGCAAGCATCGTCTCCAACAGCTGATCCATCTTCTCCTGGATCGTATTGATGTCTGTCCTCATGGTAACCTGGTTGGCCTCCACTTGTTCTAATGTCATCTTGTATTGGCTTCGCGTCTCGTatcggtgttgattagtcagtgtggctggataaggggtaaaaaggttgggtaagttttgattttcatgaagtgtgatgcataatgaagatgcgaatgttatgcatattttatttccAGGGATTCATTCGAGTTTCATTAGTCGTTAGTAATTCGAAGAAACAAAGAAAATATTTATAATAGCAGTAATGGagtaaatttttttttttttttttttacgtCATTCATTCCAATACATAACATAGAGGTCCAAAAAGGTCATAATTCAAAAGTACATTTGTTAAAGAAACAAAATACAAGACATAAGCAAATTAAACAGCTGGCTTTCTGGCCTGAAGCTCTTCATTGAATCTCTTCAACAACCCTTTGCAGAGCATAACGAAATTGATTATGGCTGGAGGAGTGCTATCTTCTTTCAACTCTTCGACTGCGTCTCTCAACCTCCATGGCAACTCTTCAGCTGCCCAATTACAGAATCCTACTAGCCCATCGAGTTTTGCACGAAACTTATCCCTGTCCCCTTGTAAGAAGtctatggtcttcttaaaggattcataatcttcaatcacataGTCTCGCTCTTTTAACCATATGGAGCTGTCCTGACGTAATGACTCTAGCTGGTTCTTCCAATAGCTTACAGACTCCCTGGCATCTCTTACTTCTCGACACTTTTCCTCCCATACCATGGGTGACACCCTAGAAGCTTCAGTGGCTATTTTCTTGAGTCGGCGCTCCTGATCTACTTCTGCTTTTGCCTGACGAACAGAATTGGTTAGTTCTtttatctgagccccaagtgtatcCCTTATCGTCTTGTTCTCCTTTGTGGCTAGATGCCACCAATGCTTattgtcttgacattctttctgaGTTTGTCGTAGTTGACCCTTAAGAGTATCCAAACAATGATCAGCCTGTTCTAATCCCACTTTGATCTTCTTTCTCTTATGCTCCTCCTTGTTGAACTTTTCCACGTGGGCTTGAAGTTGCGCTTCTTTTCTCTCAAGCTCCCACTTCATATTATTTTTCTCATTGACGGTTTGTTGGAGTTTTGTCTGaagctcttcattctctttttctagcTTTGCCATGGTGGCCTTGAGTTCCTCCATCTCTTCAATAGGgacatgggtgagcttaggttcagGAAGAGGTATAGGTGTCCGAATGACGAATGGCATTTTAATTATCTGCACCCTTTCCTTCACCCActgaaaatatggttcttttgtaatcccatttgCTCTCCCTAACTCAGCTTTTCCTTTTCGATTGACATTTTTCCAAGCGTCTTTGATTTGCTGGAATAAGCTAGGATTCTCAGCCCCAAAGTCAAGTaacaagaaagcttccaaagaATTTGCCTCTGGAGGGCCTTCCATTGGGTAACCGAGTTGTCTGAGTGATAAAACTGGATTAGCATTCacacatccttgagttccaatGAGCGGTAGATTTGGGAAATCTCCACAACTGAATATGATGTCTGCGTTAATATATTCTTTGGAGTACCAAGAGAGATCTTCAGATCGGAGTGATCCCAATCTCTGAGGCCAACTAATATCTGTCTGTTCAACCCAAGCACCTGGAAGATGTTCTAGAAACCATTGATACaataaaggagcacaacaagcaatcaaCCCCTTCTTCTTAGTATACCTATGACTTATGTGATAATAGACATCGGCTAACAAAGTGGGTACTGGGTTCCTAGTAAGGAAGACACAAATGGCAGTCATGTCTATAAAACCATCCATATTAGGGAACAGGACGATGCCATAGATATCCAATGCAATAGCAGAGTAACAAGCATCCCAACTTTCTGCCTTCAACAGGGTATGAGCTCTTTCCAAAAGAAAACTTAGTGAAAACCCTTTGGTACTTCCTTTGGTCTCTAAATTGTCTTTTGCTTCCTTTTCATCCATGTGAAGGGCACTAGCAATGATCTCGAGGGGCAAAGATTCATCTGTCCCTACAAATAGtggcttgtccttcatagggaTCCTAATAAGACGCTCGAATTCTTCCAACGTTGGTGCTAGCtggaagtcttggaatgtgaagcatcttaaaggtaaGTCATAAAATTGGGCTAAAGTGATCAAGGCTGTATGGTCCACTTGTTGATTGAGGATGCTGAGCAAATTGCCATAGTTCTTTCCAAAGTTGATTCTGTATACAGGGTGCATCTGAGAGATCAGGCTACGTAAGCTCCTTAGATCGGGATCTTTGAACTTGAATGAGTAAATGTTCcttttgcttgattccatgtttcttgaattcctgcaactcatgatactcagattccttggaaataaaataatatgaatgttATGCTATGAATGATGTTATGTGTGTCACATGTAGGTTGATATACAGGTCATGAGAGCGGGTATTCTTGGTTTCTAAACAAAACCCTTTTGGTAGAATGCTAAAGGTAAgaggttcccaaagtcatcaatcaATGTTTAAGAAAGTTATTGTCATGATGAAAACTCATCCGCTAATAACATCCCTAAACAAAGTCTCgtttgggtgaggccttcgtatagtcccaaagaggaagactcctagcgggtccatactacacaactctcgagtccaaggttctaataaggttctcagagtcatagatcgaggttgggaataccactgtaaggtagtaatacgcccaagggatctcatctgattggggctttcgtattacCCTAATAAGTCTGAGACTTTTcaggtaaatactacataaccaccggatataatgggttaaaaggtccctagagtcattgatccaacttgagaatactacCGCCGTGATgaaaactcgtcgggcaataatatttcaagagaatctcctctaggcggggtcttcgtttcttcccaacaaggaagactccttgtgggcgcccactacgcaaccaccaacttaatcttatggtttttcttagactcgggtggagagcctatctcacaaagtatcatCAACCAGAGCACCCCCAATAAGACATAGTCAACAaatcacaatataataattatgacagaataataatAGCATAGTAGAAAAATAacagacaaacaaacaagattaacacacaatacagaaactgaactaaattaggcttcactctcttttgcttggagctaatccccagcagagtcgccatctgtcgcatctcgaaaaatacgattcctcgcgatggtcgcgga includes:
- the LOC127075336 gene encoding uncharacterized protein LOC127075336, with product MTLEQVEANQVTMRTDINTIQEKMDQLLETMLAIAQRERSEEEEAREKRNDGTPGPNPQDEGYIPTKKRLVQIPVGVKGDGDRAEPSDTSTHHGSEIGDDQYDAFYMPDQPKPKILSDPAADRLRALETKIKAIEGNNIFGASAMNMRLVSNLVISAKFKTPDFEKYKGQTCPRSHLVMYFRKMAAHTENDKLLVHCFQDSLSGASLRWYMSLEQGRIQSWEDLADAFLRQYKYNLDMAPDRMQLQGMAMKESESFKEYAQRWRELAAQVEPPLSEKEMTGIFVDTLKDPFFDRLVSSAASDFAHLVTIGDRIEKGLRDGKIPGAVTTSSAPKKYSGGFPKKREGETNAISRNYKGKQQASYGQVAAVVPIPYQQPTQQQQMYQPQHQQHHHQQNTAPPRQFKPRPPRRQLDPLPVPYSQIFPYLQKEGLLTLRELKPVVFPYPPGYDANAHCEFHMGAPGQNRVQDLIEAKVVSFTPRRPNMNTNPMPTHKDASVSAIEESDGGKLIRKVEEIQTPITMIGAQLLKSGLILEEMVEEENNEELRSFIQRMLDRGELQITYHVKSKRQEEIVVVDIPYDEVRVEIPINTLVIEFPAPFEYKDEKAVPWIYQPRAFKQGQEDKPLMINEPNVTSIVGPAGMTRSGRVFAPRTVDTSERAKGKEAVIPIPNQGMQDMHLSPKAGVTHEEAEEFLKIIKKSDYKVVDQLNQTPSKISMLSLLLNSEAHRNSLLKVLSAAHITKDITVEQFDDVIACVTTGNFLGFNDDELPIEGKNHNKALHISLKCMDTILSRVLVDTGSSLNVMPKTTLIKLPVEGIRMKPSTLIVKAFDGSRRAVIGEVDLPTKIGATIFNITFQVMDIHPGYSCLLGRPWIHSAGAVTSTLHQKLKFITNDKMIVVGGEEDILVSHLTSFRYIEVDGEITETPFQSLEVVNMMAVQQTLEVPKSGPSMASWQGAKAVMESEDAQDWGKVVELKEKRDKFGLGYDPSSYKVGNQSHKEKIPSVEKTFTSAGHIFGKQVAMISEEDRKEGESSWMRQAAPNEELTNWKAVEVPQIFQK